Genomic segment of Methanosarcina vacuolata Z-761:
GTAGAGTCTAAAAGTATACGTACTACAGTTACTGTAGGTTAATCCAGAACCAAAGCCCATGGTGATATTTTTAGTGTTCCTTACTATCGGTGAATCCCAGATACGAGGCTCAGCTGAATCCATCCCATTTACATAAATGTGAGTAACATTATTATCATAAGTTGCTACGATATGGTATAGCTGGCCAGCAACAAGATTGATGTTTGAGTTATACCCTCTTTGACCGCTCTCCAAGACTGCACTAAAACGGATATTATTGTAAGGATCATCAGGTGAACAACTCAGATACCAGCCATTAAGTGGTCCGCTACTATACTTGCTCACAAGTGATCCATATCTCGAGAATGTATTAATTGAGCCAAAGAATTCAATCGATATAGGACCGGAAACATCAACCTGTTCATTACCAGAAATCTCTATCTTACTATCAACGCCATTAAGGTTTATGTAATTCGCACCAGTTGATTGATTTGTCTCTTGAGTTACATTCGTAGCATAGCCAGTATTATTATTTCCGCTGAGATCTACCAGTGTATCCCCAGATAAACTACCGTTATAATAAACAACCAACCCATCTGTTACCGGTACTACACATGTTACAGGTGCTGCTTGAGCACATGAAACGAGCAATAACACTCCCATTACTATTAGTAAAAAAAACCGATTATTTACCATGAGATCTACATTCCCTTTTTAGTTCGGTGATTATCAACTTCCAGCTGCTGTCACATGTATTAAGGCGCATGTTGGCACTACCACAGCTCCTTTCTAACAAGAACATGTGAATTCTTTTTTCAGGGCAAGGTGACAGTAGTGATGAAAACCTCAAATTATCGAATAATCTTCGTGTGTTGCCTGCTTTCAAGAAATATCACATATATAAAATATAAATACTGTTGTGAATGATTAGTGTTCCCATCGTATATAACACTTACTAAAATAAATGAAACTCTAAGAAGTAAGGAATATTTATCGTTTAGAAATGATTCAAGTATAATACCAAGGTATTTGTTGCCAAGAATCATTATTGAGATAATGAAAGTATGGATCAATTTCTGAACTGCAAATTTGAAGTTATATTTTTATCATTCCTTAGCATTGAACCCATGAACTTCAAGGAAGCTAAAGACCCAGGGGTTTTACGGATTCTGTTCCAAAATCTAGTGATTTTTGCATTTTTGGATTGAAAATCTGAATTCGCAAGAAGAATCCAGTTATCATCAAAACCAATATTCGATATCTAAAGACTTCAATTCTTAAGTCGTATCACAAGGATTGTGACTAGTATCACAAGGATTGTGACTAATTACAAGGTCCAATGATTTTGAACTTTACATTCATCACTAGATTTTGGTACTGAGTCGTTTTACGCTTCTTTAGATAAAATTGTCAATTTTCCAAAAACTTCACAAAACCTTGATTTTGTAAACTTTCACCTACAAATACTCCTATGAAAAAAATTAAATTGTTTAAGGAATTTTTTAAATCCTCGCAAGTGTCAGTAAATGTGTACCAGGTGAAAGGTCCATCCAGAATACCGTGTCGTTTCCGTTCTTTTTGGTAGTCAAATCATTGCCATCTATTTTCACGGTATATGATCCAGTGACCCGCATAGCATAACCAGGGACAGGATCAGAATTATGGTTGATCAAAGTGTATGTGTCTTGACCAGTACACTTACATTCAACGTTACATGCAGCTCTCCAGTAGTCGATATACTGACTTACAGTTGGGTTCCAAATCCTACCAGCTGCATTTTGTTCAGATATATTTAGCAAAAGATTGTCATATTTCTCGTTGATGCTGTAAGGATTGCCTTTAGTAAAATAATAGTCTTCAAAGGTAGCATCATTTTGCGCAGTGTAATCATGCCAGAAACAGACCCCATAACTGTTAACCATAGTTTGAAGTGTTTCTTTGTTGAAATAATCCAAAGCAGTTTTATCTGGTGCCCAGGTTGAAGTCCATTCGTACATTGGCGTGCCATTGTCCCAGGTAAAATTTGTATTCGTCCAAACAACATCATAGGGAAGCCCAAGAGACTGAATACGACTCGTAGAAAGACCGTTTCTTACCGGAACGTCTTGATACGCCCAGGCATACTGAAAACCATATTCGCGCATTAAATCCCCTATATAATACTGCGGTGAGTTTTTGTCCAGGCCCAAACTCTTTAAACCAGTGTTTCTATTTCCTCCATTTAACCCATGGTCAATCCAATTTTGTGAAGAGTAACTGCTGGAGTACAAGGGTAAATAGTATCCAGTAGTCTCACGAGTTGGGTTACCTTCGCCAGCCGAACCAATTACATTGTGAGGTATTATTTCAAAACCTTCTTCCTGCATATCATCAAGTATTGATTTAAACGAGGCGTTATCAAAACCAACTCCACCGCCAGAAGAAGCTGCAAATGCTGCCCATGTGCAGATTAGCCCATGCCCGATATACCCTTTTGTACCATAAGTAGAATTATTTACGTCGTTGGTTCCGTACATCATTGTTTTCAGGGAATCCGGATCCTGGGCATCAGCATGAATTGCAAAACTTAGAGAACCAAAGTATCCACTCGGACAGGGCATTGGAGTCAATTGTGGAGAAAAAAGAGGCAGCTCAACTGAATTGCTCCGGGTAGTTCCAGACGTGCGATTTTGATAATAGTTATAGATAGCTGCACCTGATGAGTCCAAGATACAATCACTTTGAATCTCACCATTATCGGTGTAGGCCTGAACAGTGTCTTCTGAGATTGTGTTCAATCCATCACCATAAAATTGAAAAGCATTACCAGTGACTGGAACTGCATCTTTACGAACCAGTGAGTCTGCAGTATAAGTCACAGAATTTGAAAGATGAAGAGAATTATTTGTAAGACTGATATCTTCCAGCCTGTTTCGGTTATTCCCAGAAAATGACAGTGAAGCAGAAGAACCAGGTGCATAATAATTCTTCCATTTTACACCTGAGATTAAAAAGTCCGAAAGGACGTAATTGGTCTCTTCGCTTCCGTTATCCTGATAATATGGCGTTGATACCGACCCAAGAGAAGACATATTCGAGTCAACCACGCTCACTCCGGATCCTGACTGGCTCATAGCATGTGAACCCATATATCGAGGCAACCCACCGTCACCGTATGCCTTTTTCTTCAGGTCGACGATGTCCGAAGGAAGCTCTGGCACATATCTCCATCTGTCGTTTTGATAATTCTGCTGTACTTCAGATGATGTCAAAGCGCGATCATAGAGTCTGAAAGCCAA
This window contains:
- a CDS encoding LamG domain-containing protein; this translates as MLAFPGVASPVTNGLVASYNGNITDNILLDESGNHNNGYLINATQGMLLSTGANYVSFSGSNSQANILNNANTNITSEISIEFIGSINEFSSYGAIVSKYSDEEGTGWYLSCRSDPSLKKIVFGLYDSDGVLHHFRSDIPFVAGQVYDIVATYDGNIAHVYVNGVDSSTDNSPIWAASMSGNNYNTSIAYAENGLNYLNCNMLAFRLYDRALTSSEVQQNYQNDRWRYVPELPSDIVDLKKKAYGDGGLPRYMGSHAMSQSGSGVSVVDSNMSSLGSVSTPYYQDNGSEETNYVLSDFLISGVKWKNYYAPGSSASLSFSGNNRNRLEDISLTNNSLHLSNSVTYTADSLVRKDAVPVTGNAFQFYGDGLNTISEDTVQAYTDNGEIQSDCILDSSGAAIYNYYQNRTSGTTRSNSVELPLFSPQLTPMPCPSGYFGSLSFAIHADAQDPDSLKTMMYGTNDVNNSTYGTKGYIGHGLICTWAAFAASSGGGVGFDNASFKSILDDMQEEGFEIIPHNVIGSAGEGNPTRETTGYYLPLYSSSYSSQNWIDHGLNGGNRNTGLKSLGLDKNSPQYYIGDLMREYGFQYAWAYQDVPVRNGLSTSRIQSLGLPYDVVWTNTNFTWDNGTPMYEWTSTWAPDKTALDYFNKETLQTMVNSYGVCFWHDYTAQNDATFEDYYFTKGNPYSINEKYDNLLLNISEQNAAGRIWNPTVSQYIDYWRAACNVECKCTGQDTYTLINHNSDPVPGYAMRVTGSYTVKIDGNDLTTKKNGNDTVFWMDLSPGTHLLTLARI